The proteins below are encoded in one region of Chroicocephalus ridibundus chromosome 9, bChrRid1.1, whole genome shotgun sequence:
- the SNRPA1 gene encoding U2 small nuclear ribonucleoprotein A' — MVKLTAELIEQAAQYTNAVRDRELDLRGYKIPVIENLGATLDQFDAIDFSDNEIRKLDGFPLLRRLKTLLMNNNRICRIGESLEQALPSLTELILTNNNIAELGELDPLSTIKSLTYLSILRNPVTNKKHYRLYVIHKVPQVRVLDFQKVKLKERQEAEKMFKGKRGAQLAKDIARRTKTFNPGAGLPTDKKKAGPSPGDVEAIKTAIANATTLAEVERLKGLLQAGQIPGRERKSGPSEEAEEEMEEDAVPNGS; from the exons ATGGTGAAGCTGACGGCGGAGCTGATCGAGCAGGCGGCGCAGTACACCAACGCCGTCCGCGACCGAGAGCTCGACCTGCGCG GCTATAAAATCCCTGTTATTGAGAACTTGGGTGCTACTCTGGACCAGTTTGATGCAATTGATTTCTCTGACAATGAGATCCGTAAACTGGATGGGTTCCCTCTGTTGAGAAGGCTGAAAACTCTTCTGATGAATAACAATAGGATTTG TCGGATTGGTGAAAGCCTGGAACAGGCTCTGCCCAGCCTGACGGAGCTCATTCTTACCAACAACAACATTGCTGAATTG GGTGAACTGGATCCGTTATCAACTATTAAATCGCTGACTTACCTGAG CATTTTAAGGAACCCTGTAACAAATAAGAAGCATTACAGATTATATGTGATCCACAAAGTTCCCCAGGTCAGAGTGCTGGATTTTCAAAAAGTGAAACTCAAA GAGCgacaggaggcagagaaaatgttCAAGGGCAAACGGGGTGCACAGCTTGCAAAGGATATTGCCAGGAGAACAAAAAC cttCAATCCAGGTGCTGGTTTGCCAACTGACAAAAAGAAAGCTGGGCCCTCCCCAGGGGACGTTGAGGCAATAAAG ACTGCTATAGCAAATGCCACAACTCTGGCTGAAGTGGAGCGACTGAAAGGCTTACTACAGGCTGGTCAGATCCCCGGCAGAGAACGAAAATCAG GCCCGtcagaggaggctgaggaagaaatggaggaagacGCGGTTCCCAACGGATCGTAG
- the SELENOS gene encoding selenoprotein S, which yields MELGGGGPAAGPGQAALGRGGLEVLQHTVGSLLSSYGWYILLAAVAIYFLIQKISQGLAARPSGQSGAADAAVEPDVVVRRQEALAAARLRMQEELNAQAERYKEKQRQLEEEKRRQKIAMWESMQEGKSYKGNLKLNQQEVESGASTSSAVPKSKPNKKPLRGGGYNPLSGEGGGTCSWRPGRRGPSAGG from the exons ATGGAgctggggggcggcgggcccgcgGCCGGCCCAGGGCAGGCGGCGTTGGGCCGGGGCGGTCTCGAGGTCCTGCAGCACACGG TGGGCTCCCTGCTGTCCAGCTATGGCTGGTACATTCTCCTGGCCGCTGTCGCCATCTATTTCCTCATCCAGAAGATATCCCAGGGCCTGGCGGCCCGGCCGAGCGGCCAGTCGGGAGCAGCTGACGCAGCTGTGG AACCTGATGTGGTGGTAAGAAGGCAGGAagctttggcagcagctcgcctCAGGATGCAAGAGGAGTTGAACGCACAAGCAGaaagatacaaagaaaaacaaagacag cttgaagaagagaaaCGAAGGCAGAAGATAGCAATGTGGGAAAGCatgcaagaaggaaaaagctATAAAGGAAACCTGAAACTGAATCAG CAAGAAGTAGAATCTGGTGCTTCCACCTCATCAGCAGTCCCGAAatctaaaccaaacaaaaagcccttgCGAGGAGGTG GCTATAACCCTCTCTCTGGAGAAGGAGGCGGAACTTGTTCCTGGAGACCCGGCCGGAGAGGCCCGTCAGCAGGTGGATGA